In Pseudorca crassidens isolate mPseCra1 chromosome 13, mPseCra1.hap1, whole genome shotgun sequence, the following proteins share a genomic window:
- the C13H6orf163 gene encoding uncharacterized protein C6orf163 homolog: MIRNPNYTNFVCCAVCNKIIPPAPFGKIFKQIHEYKPFKTRFYTHKDILDIGTDILNKGEQFQEALLKERIAKAEAAVWAKADERQREAVKKALEEANDMHKMKIQILKEEHQKDLQEMVSKTKMELHQNMEQELQRERLAAEQRMVRKIQRIMMECHQEKVQAVEEARAQERHIAQEEIQAQRRKAMEELLRAGVTVMKDQENNVSQLIKEKEHKMSVYYCMAQKQKQEEVQKVLQEAEKTHQATLRNVMDKLLNTQRELLSMAKQLEIMTNWKDFLEEELQETRVAFQKYINYTFPQLSPGHADFILPERKKMPSGLITLESQATLD, from the exons ATGATCAGAAATCCGAATTACACAAACTTTGTTTGCTGTGCTGTATGTAATAAGATAATTCCACCAGCCCCCTTTGGGAAAATCTTCAAACAGATCCATGAGTACAAGCCATTTAAGACACGCTTTTACACTCACAAAGATATACTGG ATATTGGGACAGATATTCTGAATAAAGGAGAGCAGTTTCAAGAAGCTTTACTCAAAGAACGTATTGCAAAAGCAGAAGCTGCCGTATGGGCTAAG GCAGATGAACGCCAAAGAGAAGCAGTGAAGAAAGCCCTTGAAGAAGCAAATGACATGCACAAAATGAAAATCCAGATTCTGAAAGAGGAACATCAAAAAGATTTACAG GAAATGGTATCTAAGACCAAGATGGAGTTGCATCAAAACATGGAGCAAGAACTGCAGCGAGAACGCCTGGCTGCCGAGCAACGCATGGTCCGCAAGATCCAGAGGATCATGATGGAGTGCCACCAGGAGAAAGTCCAGGCTGTGGAGGAAGCCCGGGCCCAGGAGAGGCACATAGCCCAGGAGGAGATCCAGGCCCAGAGAAG AAAGGCCATGGAGGAACTTTTGAGAGCTGGTGTCACAGTTATGAAGGATCAAGAGAACAATGTGAGCCAActgataaaggaaaaagaacataaaatgagCGTCTACTATTGCATGGCTCagaaacagaagcaagaagaggtTCAGAAAGTGCTTCAAGAAGCGGAGAAAACACATCAGGCCACGCTTAGAAATGTGATGGACAAACTGCTTAACACTCAGCGGGAGCTGCTGTCTATGGCGAAGCAACTGGAAATCATGACAAATTGGAAAGATTTCCTGGAGGAGGAGTTACAGGAAACCAGGGTAGCGTTTCAAAAATACATCAATTATACGTTTCCGCAGCTCTCACCGGGACATGCAGATTTTATTctgccagaaagaaagaaaatgccttcCGGTCTTATTACTCTGGAGAGCCAAGCAACTCTTGATTAG
- the SMIM8 gene encoding small integral membrane protein 8, with amino-acid sequence MRASLPGTKSSLVKMSSAPEPPAFKKEPPKEKDLGNPGLRGVRSTTLFRAVNPELFIKPNKPVMAFGLITLSLCVAYIGYLHATQENKKDLYEAIDSEGHSYMRRKTSKWD; translated from the exons ATGCGGGCCTCGCTCCCAG gtacTAAATCATCATTAGTCAAGATGTCTTCAGCACCTGAGCCTCCAGCCTTTAAAAAGGAGCCACCCAAGGAAAAAGACCTGGGAAACCCAGGGCTCAGAGGGGTCCGCTCCACAACCTTATTTCGAGCTGTGAATCCAGAGCTCTTCATTAAACCT AACAAACCTGTAATGGCTTTCGGATTGATAACCCTTTCACTTTGTGTGGCTTATATCGGTTATCTACATGCGACACAGGAGAATAAGAAGGACCTCTATGAAGCTATTGATAGTGAGGGACACAGTTATATGAGGAGGAAAACATCTAAGTGGGATTAA